DNA from Mycobacterium sp. SMC-8:
CATGGTGCCCGACAGCGAGTTCAGTGCGCCGACCTTGATCGTGGACCCGGACGTGTCCACGCACGACTCGGCATTTGCTGAATCGGTGTCACTGGCCTTGCTTCCGCAACCGGCCAGCAGCAGGATCGCCACGGCCACGACGCTTCCTGCAGTGAGCGCGGATCGTTTCATCGGGTGGCGTCGGGGTTGGTCCATGAACGGCCTTTCTGGCTGTCGGCAGCGCTCATCCGCAGATGAGGCGCCGAGTCGGAAGTACTTCAAAACGCTTCAGAACACGAAGTGGTGACACCGTCCCGGTGTCGAATCCGGACGTTAGAGCGCCTGTGTTTCTGCCAAATGTCTATGTGTGACAGCCGCGTTAACCTGTGTGCACCAAACACCGCCGGTTTGCCATCGATGGGGTGAGCGGTCGCTGGTCCGGTACCACGTAACGATCCGGTACCGTCCGGCGATGTGACCAACATGCGAACAGCTACAGCCAAAGTAGGGGCGGCAGTCGGGGCAGCAGCACTGGTGGCCGCCGCGGGAATGATCAGCCCGGCAATGGCGAGCGCGCAGGAGGGACATCAGGTCCGCTACACGCTCACCTCGGCCGGCGCCTATGAATTCGATCTGTTCTATCTGACGAGCCAGCCGCCGAGCATGGAGGCGTTCAACGCCGACGCCTACGCGTTCGCCAAGCGCGAGAAGGTCAACCTCGCGCCGGGGCAGCCCTGGGTCTTCGAGACCACGATGGAGGACCCGAACTGGGCGATCCTGCAGGTGAGCAGCACCACCCGGGGCGGGCAGGCAGCACCGAACGCGCACTGCGACATCGCCGTCGACGGTCGGGTGCTCACCCAGCACGACGACCCCTACAACGTGCGGTGCCAGCTGGGTCAGTGGTGAGTCACCCTGCCGCCAGCCCGGCCAGGGCCGGCGGCAGCGGCCCGCTGTGCAGCACGCCGAGCCGCTGCGTGGCGCGGGTCAGCGCGACGTAGAGGTCGGCGGCCCCGCGCGGCCCCTCGGCAAGGATCCGTTCCGGGTAGACGACCAGCACGGCGTCGAATTCCAGGCCCTTGGTCTGCGTGGGTGTCACGGTGCCGGGCACACCCGCAGGCCCGATCACCACACTCGTGCCTTCGCGGCCGGCTTCTGCGGTGACGAAATCGGCGATGGCGCCGGCGAGTTCGTCGTCGGAGACGCGACGTGACCACGGCGCCACACCGGTGGAACGCACCGACTCCGGTGGCGCGGCCGACGGGGCGAACTCGCCGAGAACCGAAGCGGCGACGGCCATGATCTCGGCCGGCGTGCGGTAGTTCACCGTCAAAGTCCGGTACACCCAGCGGTCCGGGACGTACCGGTTCAGCATCGCGTCCCACGATGTCGCCCCCGCCGGCGACCGGCGCTGCGCCAGATCACCGACCATCGTGAACGACCGGCTCGGGCACCGCCGCATCAGCACCCGCCAGTCCATCGAGGACAGCTCCTGGGCCTCGTCGACGACGATGTGCCCGTACGTCCAGTCCCGGTCGGCGGCCGCCCGTTCGGCGAGATCGCGGGTGTCGCGCTCGAGGAAGCGTTCGGCCAGGTCCTCGGCGCCGATGACATCGCGGGCCAGCAGCAGGTCCTCGTCGTCCATCAGGTCCTCGCGGTCGACCATCAGGTCCAGCACGCCGGCGGCGTAGGCGGCTTCTTCCCGGCGTTCCCGCTCGGCGGCCTCCTCGCCCGACCGGTCCCGTCCGAGCAGGTCGACGAGTTCGTCGAGCAGGGGCACATCCGACACCGTCCAGGCATGGCCGTCGGCGCGATGCAGCGCGGGGTCGGCACCGGCGGCACGCAGCCGCTCAGGAGACGAATACAGTTCTGCAAGAAGGGTTTCCGGAGTCAGTACCGGCCAGAGGCGATCGAGGGCGGCTTGGAACGCGGCGTTGTCCTCCAGCTCGTCGAGGAGGTCGGCGCGAAGATGCTCCCACGCCGCGCGGTCCTCACGGGTCAACCACCCCCGGCCGATCTTGGCGATCGCCCGTTCGGTCAGTGCCCACGTGACGACGTCGACGAACACCGCCCGGGCGTCGTTGTGCGGCTGTTCACTCGCGCGGGCTTCCTGGATCGCCCATCCGGCGATGTCGGCGCCGATGCTGACCGAGACGTCGGACAGGTCGATCGGGATGGGGTCCGCCGGGACCTGCTGACGGTCGGCGACCGCGGCCCTGAGGACCTGCAGCATCGCCAGCGAGCCCTTCGCTGTGGCGGCCGCAGGGGTGTCTTCGGCGCTGACGTGCAGGCCGGGCACCAGATCGCCGACGGTCATCAACACCACGTTGGTCTCGCCCAGCGAGGGCAGTACGCGCCCGATGTGCCGCAGGAACGCCTCGTTCGGACCGACGACGAGCACGCCGTGGCTCTCCATGCGCTTGCGCTGGGTGTACAGCAGATAGGCCACCCGGTGCAGGGCCACCACCGTTTTTCCGGTGCCGGGGCCGCCCTCGATGACCAGCACTCCCGGGTGATCCAGCCGGATGATCGCGTCCTGCTCGGACTGGATGGTGGCGACGATGTCGCGCATGCCCTCGCCTCGGGGCGCGTTCACCGCCGCCAGCAGCGCCACGTCGCTGGAACTTCCGGGCTGGTCGCCGGCCTCCTCGGCGGCGGGTCGGCCGAACACCTCGTCGGTGAAGTCGAGCAGGCGCCGCCCCAGGCTGTGGAACTGCCTGCGCCGGCGCATGTTCTCCGGGTGGGCGCCCGTCGCGACGTAGAACGGGCGGGCCGCCGGGGCGCGCCAGTCCAGCAGCAGTGGTTCGTGCTCGTCGTCGAGGATGCCGATGCGGCCGATGTAGAGCCGCTCACCGGAGACGCTGTCGAGCCTGCCGAAGCACAGGCCCTGGTCGGCCACGTTGAGCCGGTCCATCTGCGCTGCCGTCGCGCGCACCTCGGCGTCGCGGGCCACCAGGGTCGCGCCACTCTGCTTGTCGACCGGACTACGCAGCGCCGCCGCGTACCTGTCTTTGATCCGTGCGCGCTCGGCGTCCAGCCGGGCGTAGAGCCCGTCGACGTACCCGCGCTCCGACCGCAGTTCGTCCTCGTAGTGAGTTGACATGTGCCCCTTAGATTTCTGAGCTGAGTATGCGATTCTGCGCCATCACCCCGGCCTTGCCGCAAGCCCCCGTCCCGGCGGTATGGTGGACGGGCAGGCGCCGGTCACTTGACACCCCATCGAACATGTGTTCGCATGAGGTATGCGCTGGGCCGGTCAGGGAGTTGCCGTCGACGACGGCGCGTTGCCCGGCCTGCAGCGTATGGGCCTCATCCGCAGCGTGCGTACCCCGCAATTCGACAGAATCACCTTCCACGAGGTGCTGTGCAAGTCGGCGCTGAACAAGGTGCCCGACGGCAGCGCTCATCTTCCGTTCCGGTACACGGTCAACGGCTACCGGGGATGCTCGCACGCGTGTCGCTACTGCTTCGCCCGGCCCACGCATGAGTACCTGGACT
Protein-coding regions in this window:
- the helR gene encoding RNA polymerase recycling motor ATPase HelR, which translates into the protein MSTHYEDELRSERGYVDGLYARLDAERARIKDRYAAALRSPVDKQSGATLVARDAEVRATAAQMDRLNVADQGLCFGRLDSVSGERLYIGRIGILDDEHEPLLLDWRAPAARPFYVATGAHPENMRRRRQFHSLGRRLLDFTDEVFGRPAAEEAGDQPGSSSDVALLAAVNAPRGEGMRDIVATIQSEQDAIIRLDHPGVLVIEGGPGTGKTVVALHRVAYLLYTQRKRMESHGVLVVGPNEAFLRHIGRVLPSLGETNVVLMTVGDLVPGLHVSAEDTPAAATAKGSLAMLQVLRAAVADRQQVPADPIPIDLSDVSVSIGADIAGWAIQEARASEQPHNDARAVFVDVVTWALTERAIAKIGRGWLTREDRAAWEHLRADLLDELEDNAAFQAALDRLWPVLTPETLLAELYSSPERLRAAGADPALHRADGHAWTVSDVPLLDELVDLLGRDRSGEEAAERERREEAAYAAGVLDLMVDREDLMDDEDLLLARDVIGAEDLAERFLERDTRDLAERAAADRDWTYGHIVVDEAQELSSMDWRVLMRRCPSRSFTMVGDLAQRRSPAGATSWDAMLNRYVPDRWVYRTLTVNYRTPAEIMAVAASVLGEFAPSAAPPESVRSTGVAPWSRRVSDDELAGAIADFVTAEAGREGTSVVIGPAGVPGTVTPTQTKGLEFDAVLVVYPERILAEGPRGAADLYVALTRATQRLGVLHSGPLPPALAGLAAG